GTATAGGGATTAATTCTATGAAAAAAAATCAAGTAGGCTACCATGATAGAATTAATTGCCGCTATTAACACCGCCCCAGCAGCTACATTTTTTGCTATTTTAGCAAATAAATGATACTTATCAGTAATAAGATCAATGGCCGCTTCAATAGAAGTATTGATCATCTCAGCAATGATAACGATAGATATCGTAAGAAATAAAATTAAAATTTCCGTTCTTGCTAAATCAAAAAATAAACTCAATGTTAAAACAACCGTAGCAGTAAAAAAATGGATTTTCATATTTCTTTGGGTTTTGAGGGCATAAATAATGCCCTCAAAAGCATAATTAAAACTCTCAATAAGCTTTCTTACCTTCATTACTACACAACCCCATCTACTCACGTTTTATTCCTAACTGCTGTAATACAGCTTCTTCTTTTGTCCTCATCTCTTTTGCCTCTTCTTCGTCCATGTGATCATAACCCATAAGATGAAACATGCTATGGAC
The sequence above is drawn from the Clostridium formicaceticum genome and encodes:
- a CDS encoding diacylglycerol kinase; translation: MKVRKLIESFNYAFEGIIYALKTQRNMKIHFFTATVVLTLSLFFDLARTEILILFLTISIVIIAEMINTSIEAAIDLITDKYHLFAKIAKNVAAGAVLIAAINSIMVAYLIFFHRINPYTHILLTRVRQSPIHLTFIVFIIVIFTTIALKAHFGRGTALQGGMPSGHAAVAFSLATAMTFISENMFIATLSILMALLVCQSRIEGRIHSFFEVLVGGILGILITIIFFQIAG